The following are from one region of the Rhinoraja longicauda isolate Sanriku21f chromosome 11, sRhiLon1.1, whole genome shotgun sequence genome:
- the plk3 gene encoding serine/threonine-protein kinase PLK3 — protein MSSEVQKASDGGCLRPTAGRDKPELCRMVTAPKTGKCYCRGRLLGKGGFARCYEMTDLASNKIYAVKVIPHSRVSKPHQKDKIEKEIELHKSLSNKYIVKFYHSFEDDENIYIFLEHCSHKSLAHILKARKTLTEPEVRYYLRQIILGLRHLHVRDILHRDLKLGNFFVNDNMEVKVGDFGLATKLLPVDQRKRTICGTPNYLAPEVLNKQGHGPEADIWSLGCVMYTMLFGRPPFETTDLKDTYRCIRAAEYSMPSSFSIAAKDLIGNILKKNPEQRPTLDAILNHDFFAKGFTPDALHPSSCTTVPELSGPSPTKNLFQKFAEAFFGKKKAIGTKTLCMEKDEISKLAADFVKTSIHRQTSYKTENVNELTLPSGHTANSLPKEKIETQSRTVNGPCKGSGANSAAEGPIAQQMTDAATSVLKSCLSAMPSARKNPIGQGLHRSKPFLWVTKWVDYSNKYGFGYQLSNRSIGVLFNDGTHMSISADRRNVYYYLNNNQHSSFPASAIPERLAKHMIIVRYFANYMEENLMDGGDLPRTFLEDCQDPSLLLLQWVKTDHSLLMLFNNGTLQVNFYQDHTKLILCKADHAYLLTYINKDRVACTYKLSTIMELGCSQDLHHRLAYTLKLLQQQKTDI, from the exons ATGAGTTCGGAAGTTCAGAAAGCGTCAGACGGAGGCTGTCTGCGTCCAACGGCCGGCCGGGACAAGCCGGAGTTGTGCCGGATGGTCACGGCTCCAAAGACCGGCAAATGCTATTGTCGAGGGCGGCTGCTTGGAAAG GGTGGATTTGCAAGATGTTATGAAATGACTGATCTCGCCAGTAACAAAATATATGCAGTTAAAGTTATTCCACATTCCAGAGTATCAAAGCCTCATCAAAAAGATAAG ATTGAAAAAGAAATTGAACTCCACAAATCCCTATCCAATAAATACATAGTGAAATTCTACCATAGTTTTGAAGATGATGAAAATATTTATATCTTTCTAGAACACTGCAGTCATAAG TCATTAGCGCACATATTGAAAGCAAGAAAAACATTAACTGAGCCTGAAGTCCGCTATTACCTCAGACAGATTATACTGGGTCTCAGACACCTCCATGTTCGGGATATTCTTCACAGAGACCTCAAACTCG GCAACTTCTTTGTGAATGATAACATGGAAGTAAAAGTTGGTGACTTTGGCCTGGCAACTAAGCTGCTACCTGTTGATCAGAGGAAAAG gACCATCTGTGGTACTCCAAACTACTTGGCCCCAGAGGTACTCAATAAACAAGGTCACGGACCCGAGGCTGACATCTGGTCCTTGGGCTGCGTAAT GTACACAATGTTGTTTGGCCGGCCACCTTTTGAGACTACAGACCTGAAAGACACTTACAGATGTATCCGAGCAGCTGAGTATTCCATGCCTTCGTCCTTCTCTATTGCTGCAAAGGATCTTATTGGTAACATCTTGAAGAAGAATCCAGAACAACGGCCCACACTGGACGCAATTTTGAACCATGACTTTTTTGCAAAA GGTTTTACACCTGATGCGCTCCACCCAAGCAGCTGTACAACAGTGCCTGAGCTGAGTGGCCCATCTCCTACAAAAAACCTCTTCCAAAAGTTTGCAGAAGCTTTCTTTGGGAAAAAGAAAGCCATCG GCACTAAAACTCTCTGTATGGAGAAGGATGAGATCTCTAAACTTGCTGCTGATTTTGTGAAGACCTCCATCCATAGACAGACAAGCTACAAGACTGAAAATGTAAATGAG CTTACACTTCCTTCTGGACACACGGCAAACTCTCTTCCGAAGGAGAAAATTGAGACTCAATCAAGAACTGTTAATGGACCATGCAAAGGATCTGGTGCCAATT CTGCTGCAGAGGGACCCATAGCTCAGCAAATGACAGACGCTGCTACCAGTGTCCTCAAAAGTTGTCTTTCAGCTATGCCATCAG CTAGAAAGAACCCAATAGGACAAGGTCTCCATCGGTCCAAACCTTTTTTGTGGGTCACCAAATGGGTTGACTACTCCAATAAATACGGCTTTGGATATCAATTGTCCAATCGCAGCATAGGTGTCCTGTTCAATGATGGAACCCATATGAGCATCTCCGCTGACAGAAG AAATGTGTATTATTACCTCAATAACAACCAGCACTCTTCCTTCCCTGCCTCTGCAATCCCAGAGCGACTGGCCAAACATATGATAATCGTCAGATATTTTGCCAACTATATGGAGGAAAACCTCATGGAT gGAGGTGACTTGCCCAGGACATTCCTTGAAGATTGTCAAGATCCATCTTTGTTGCTGTTGCAGTGGGTGAAAACTGACCATTCCTTATTGATGTTGTTCAACAATGGCACGTTGCAG GTGAACTTTTATCAGGATCATACAAAGCTCATTCTCTGCAAAGCGGATCACGCTTACCTACTTACATACATCAACAAGGACCGTGTTGCCTGCACGTACAAACTGAGCACCATAATGGAACTGGGATGTTCTCAAGATCTCCACCATCGTCTAGCATACACTTTGAAACTGCTACAGCAACAGAAGACTGACATTTAA